CAGGCAATTGCAGACGATTATAATTTACTGACCAAAAACAGGAAGTCTAAAACATTAAGTGCTACCAACCAATTGATTTGTCCTGAAAATATTTTTGTTGAGTCTGGAGTTAAAGCAGAATGTGTTACTATCAATGCTTCAACAGGGCCTGTATATATAGGGAAGGACGCAGAGATTATGGAAGGAAGCATGATTAGAGGGCCCTTTGCTTTATGTGAAGGCGCCGTAATAAAAATGGGTGCAAAAATTTATGGGCCTGTTACTATTGGTCCTTATTCGAAGGTGGGCGGAGAAGTCAGTAACTCGGTAATTTTTGGTTATACCAATAAAGCACACGATGGATTTCTTGGTAGCTCAGTTTTGGGTGAATGGTGTAATATCGGAGCTGATTCCAATAACTCAAACCTAAAAAATACTTACGATGAGGTAAAAGCCTGGAACTATACTCAAGAAAAGTTTATCCCCACAGGCCTTAAATTTTGCGGACTTATCATGGGCGACCACTCAAAATGTGGTATTAATACTATGTTTAACACCGGCACAGTCATTGGGGTTAACTCAAATATAGTCGGCCATGGTTTTCAACGAAATTTTATTCCTTCATTCAGCTGGGGCAATTCTGTAACCGGATATACTACCTATGATATTGTCAAAGCAATAGATGTAGCCAAAATTGTATATGAAAGAAGGGGGATAGAATTCGGGCAAGTGGAACAGGAACTCTTAAAAAGCGTTTTTGAACTTACTTTTGCATACAGGAAAAAAGTAAGATTTGTTAA
Above is a window of Bacteroidales bacterium DNA encoding:
- a CDS encoding GlmU family protein, encoding MNFILFDDSSRSDMFPMTLTRPVADLRLGILTIREKWEKYLKTTTSTLTEKYLSVKYPLVKGKSNILINGSVCPNAAIVKQVVALKPDEALVFGDYIIAMNVVEKDLGVVEMLDTSKNDENDSDRLDEIECNVPHIRVTYPWDLFSYDAQAIADDYNLLTKNRKSKTLSATNQLICPENIFVESGVKAECVTINASTGPVYIGKDAEIMEGSMIRGPFALCEGAVIKMGAKIYGPVTIGPYSKVGGEVSNSVIFGYTNKAHDGFLGSSVLGEWCNIGADSNNSNLKNTYDEVKAWNYTQEKFIPTGLKFCGLIMGDHSKCGINTMFNTGTVIGVNSNIVGHGFQRNFIPSFSWGNSVTGYTTYDIVKAIDVAKIVYERRGIEFGQVEQELLKSVFELTFAYRKKVRFVK